The proteins below come from a single Odontesthes bonariensis isolate fOdoBon6 chromosome 18, fOdoBon6.hap1, whole genome shotgun sequence genomic window:
- the kdf1b gene encoding keratinocyte differentiation factor 1, whose protein sequence is MSAGSLRRSSGPGSSNQLSFYEERCVDPVEDRQPTPEHKAVHKARLKDADRKESETIGFIPGSADPSSSAQTCNPCASPRSCKTFVCSVLTCGLYRVCQRSILAPCLAPNESSPDEPEKVSLRGEKPRDSREEDGIEYPDLCIAGVEVSSPREYFEVETKSYLPPPGPQTQQGYPSLHESMRFDDWDDGEEDVDSLITKKLLELYSEYQIEELARCTSDSVFLRKSKAINQLINSLADEHKMDEQEAECRLVRGIIRISTRKSSKKRPVISRVERTLSDSGNETMTGSGSFSFSNNNDYRSNPNIQISELTYSDKFARDMWRKNGGSSTAYSRSHTETDSSGIPLIHTSVRT, encoded by the exons ATGTCTGCTGGCAGTCTGAGGCGCAGCTCAGGACCTGGGAGCAGCAATCAACTGTCGTTTTACGAAGAGCGCTGTGTGGACCCAGTGGAAGACAGGCAGCCTACCCCAGAACACAAGGCGGTCCACAAAGCTCGCCTCAAAGATGCCGACAGAAAGGAGTCCGAGACCATCGGTTTCATTCCCGGCTCAGCTGATCCTTCGTCTTCAGCACAAACCTGTAATCCCTGCGCTTCTCCGAGAAGCTGTAAGACTTTTGTGTGCAGCGTGCTGACCTGCGGCCTGTACCGGGTCTGTCAGCGCTCCATCCTCGCTCCGTGCTTGGCGCCAAACGAGAGCTCCCCAGATGAACCAGAGAAGGTAAGCCTCCGAGGTGAGAAACCAAGAGACAGCCGCGAAGAGGATGGCATAGAATACCCTGATCTCTGCATCGCTGGAGTCGAGGTGTCGAGTCCCAGAGAATATTTTGAAGTTGAAACCAAATCCTATCTGCCTCCGCCTGGTCCTCAGACTCAGCAAGGCTATCCGTCCCTGCATGAGTCCATGAGGTTTGATGACTGGGACGATGGCGAAGAGGATGTGGACTCCTTGATCACCAAGAAGTTGTTGGAGCTCTACTCTGAATATCAAATCGAAGAGTTGGCCAGGTGCACCTCGGACTCCGTGTTTCTGAGGAAGAGCAAGGCCATCAACCAGCTGATCAACTCGCTGGCAGATGAGCACAAAATGGACGAGCAGGAGGCTGAGTGCAGGCTGGTGCGCGGCATCATCCGCATCAGCACTCGAAAGAGCTCGAAGAAGAGGCCGGTTATCTCCAGGGTGGAGAGGACGCTGTCGGACAGTGGGAACGAGACGATGACTGGGAGCGGCTCCTTTTCGTTCAGTAACAATA ACGATTACAGGTCAAATCCCAACATCCAAATATCAGAGCTGACCTACTCAGACAAGTTTGCCCGGGACATGTGGAGGAAGAATGGTG